Proteins from one Peromyscus eremicus chromosome 8a, PerEre_H2_v1, whole genome shotgun sequence genomic window:
- the Kif3a gene encoding kinesin-like protein KIF3A isoform X3, with product MCYRQAVSVDEMRGTITVHKTDSSNEPPKTFTFDTVFGPESKQLDVYNLTARPIIDSVLEGYNGTIFAYGQTGTGKTFTMEGVRAVPGLRGVIPNSFAHIFGHIAKAEGDTRFLVRVSYLEIYNEEVRDLLGKDQTQRLEVKERPDVGVYIKDLSAYVVNNADDMDRIMTLGHKNRSVGATNMNEHSSRSHAIFTITIECSEKGVDGNMHVRMGKLHLVDLAGSERQAKTGATGQRLKEATKINLSLSTLGNVISALVDGKSTHVPYRNSKLTRLLQDSLGGNSKTMMCANIGPADYNYDETISTLRYANRAKNIKNKARINEDPKDALLRQFQKEIEELKKKLEEGEEVSGSDVSGSEEDDNEEGELGEDGEKRKKRRDQAGKKKVSPDKMVEMQAKIDEERKALETKLDMEEEERNKARAELERREKDLLKAQQEHQSLLEKLSALEKKVIVGGVDLLAKAEEQEKLLEESNMELEERRKRAEQLRKELEEKEQERLDIEEKYTSLQEEAQGKTKKLKKVWTMLMAAKSEMADLQQEHQREIEGLLENIRQLSRELRLQMLIIDNFIPQDYQEMIENYVHWNEDIGEWQLKCVAYTGNNMRKQTPVPDKKERDPFEVDLSHVYLAYTEESLRQSLMKLERPRTSKGKARPKTGRRKRSAKPETVIDSLLQ from the exons ATGTGCTATAGACAGGCTGTCAGCGTCGACGAGATGAGGGGAACGATCACCGTCCATAAGACTGATTCTTCCAACGAACCTCCAAAGACGTTTACTTTTGATACTGTTTTTGGACCAGAAAGTAAACAACTTGATGTATATAACTTAACTGCAAGACCTATTATTGATTCCGTTCTGGAAGGCTACAATG GGACCATTTTTGCATATGGACAGACTGGCACAGGCAAGACTTTCACCATGGAAGGTGTACGCGCTGTGCCGGGGCTCAGAGGGGTCATCCCCAACTCATTTGCTCACATATTTGGTCACATTGCAAAAGCAGAAGGTGACACAAG GTTTTTGGTTCGAGTGTCATACTTGGAGATATATAATGAAGAAGTCCGAGACCTTTTGGGAAAGGATCAGACACAGCGGTTGGAG gtTAAAGAAAGGCCTGATGTGGGAGTATATATCAAAGATTTATCAGCTTATGTGGTCAATAATGCTGATGATATGGATAGAATCATGACGCTAGGCCACAAAAATC GTTCTGTTGGTGCAACTAACATGAATGAGCATAGTTCGAGATCCCACGCCATCTTTACAATTACTATAGAATGTAGTGAGAAAGGTGTTGATGGAAACATGCATGTCAGGATGGGGAAGCTCCACCTGGTGGATCTTGCT GGGTCAGAAAGACAAGCGAAAACTGGAGCCACAGGACAGCGCCTCAAGGAAGCAACAAAAATCAACCTTTCCCTCTCCACCCTGGGCAACGTCATTTCTGCCTTGGTGGATGGAAAAAGCACACATGTGCCGTATCGGAACTCTAAACTGACACGTCTGCTGCAGGATTCCTTAGGAGGGAACTCAAAAACCATGATG TGTGCAAATATTGGGCCAGCAGATTATAATTACGATGAGACCATCAGCACCTTGCGCTATGCCAACCGTGCCaagaacattaaaaacaaagcaagaattaACGAAGACCCAAAGGATGCTCTGCTTCGTCAGTttcagaaagaaatagaagagctGAAGAAAAAGCTTGAGGAAG GGGAGGAAGTCTCAGGCTCTGATGTCAGTGGTTCAGAGGAGGATGACAATGAGGAGGGTGAGCTTGGAGAAGatggagaaaaaaggaagaagagaaggg ATCAAGCAG GTAAAAAGAAAGTTTCCCCAGATAAGATGGTGGAAATGCAAGCGAAAATTGATGAGGAGAGAAAAGCATTGGAAACAAAACTTgacatggaagaagaagaaagaaacaaggctAGAGCTGAACTGGAGAGACGGGAGAAGGACCTTCTGAAAGCCCA ACAAGAGCATCAGTCTTTGCTGGAAAAGCTgtctgctttggagaagaaaGTCATTGTCGGTGGTGTGGACTTGTTGGCCAAAGCTGAGGAGCAAGAGAAGCTTCTTGAGGAGTCCAATATGgagctggaggagaggaggaagagagctgaGCAACTTCGGAAAGAACTGGAGGAAAAAGAG caagaaCGTTTGGACATTGAGGAAAAATATACCAGTCTACAAGAGGAGGCTCAGGGGAAGACCAAGAAATTAAAGAAAGTCTGGACCATGCTGATGGCTGCAAAGTCAGAG ATGGCTGATCTTCAGCAAGAGCATCAGAGGGAAATTGAAGGCCTCCTGGAGAACATTCGGCAGCTCAGCCGTGAGCTTCGGCTTCAGATGCTTATTATTGATAACTTCATACCTCAGGACTACCAG GAAATGATTGAAAACTATGTCCATTGGAATGAAGACATAGGAGAATGGCAGCTA AAATGTGTGGCCTACACAGGAAACAACATGaggaaacaaactccagtgcCTGACAAGAAGGAGAGAGAC CCTTTTGAAGTAGACCTTTCCCATGTGTACCTTGCCTATACAGAGGAGAGTCTGCGTCAGTCTTTGATGAAGTTAGAAAGGCCACGGACCTCCAAGGGGAAAGCAAGGCCAAAGACTGGGAGAAG AAAGCGTTCTGCAAAGCCTGAGACCGTAATTGATTCTTTACTTCAATAA
- the Kif3a gene encoding kinesin-like protein KIF3A isoform X2 produces MPINKSEKPESCDNVKVVVRCRPLNEREKSMCYRQAVSVDEMRGTITVHKTDSSNEPPKTFTFDTVFGPESKQLDVYNLTARPIIDSVLEGYNGTIFAYGQTGTGKTFTMEGVRAVPGLRGVIPNSFAHIFGHIAKAEGDTRFLVRVSYLEIYNEEVRDLLGKDQTQRLEVKERPDVGVYIKDLSAYVVNNADDMDRIMTLGHKNRSVGATNMNEHSSRSHAIFTITIECSEKGVDGNMHVRMGKLHLVDLAGSERQAKTGATGQRLKEATKINLSLSTLGNVISALVDGKSTHVPYRNSKLTRLLQDSLGGNSKTMMCANIGPADYNYDETISTLRYANRAKNIKNKARINEDPKDALLRQFQKEIEELKKKLEEGEEVSGSDVSGSEEDDNEEGELGEDGEKRKKRRGKKKVSPDKMVEMQAKIDEERKALETKLDMEEEERNKARAELERREKDLLKAQQEHQSLLEKLSALEKKVIVGGVDLLAKAEEQEKLLEESNMELEERRKRAEQLRKELEEKEQERLDIEEKYTSLQEEAQGKTKKLKKVWTMLMAAKSEMADLQQEHQREIEGLLENIRQLSRELRLQMLIIDNFIPQDYQEMIENYVHWNEDIGEWQLKCVAYTGNNMRKQTPVPDKKERDPFEVDLSHVYLAYTEESLRQSLMKLERPRTSKGKARPKTGRRKRSAKPETVIDSLLQ; encoded by the exons ATCAATAAATCTGAGAAACCAGAAAGCTGCGATAATGTGAAGGTTGTTGTTAGGTGCCGGCCCCTCAATGAGAGAGAGAAGTCAATGTGCTATAGACAGGCTGTCAGCGTCGACGAGATGAGGGGAACGATCACCGTCCATAAGACTGATTCTTCCAACGAACCTCCAAAGACGTTTACTTTTGATACTGTTTTTGGACCAGAAAGTAAACAACTTGATGTATATAACTTAACTGCAAGACCTATTATTGATTCCGTTCTGGAAGGCTACAATG GGACCATTTTTGCATATGGACAGACTGGCACAGGCAAGACTTTCACCATGGAAGGTGTACGCGCTGTGCCGGGGCTCAGAGGGGTCATCCCCAACTCATTTGCTCACATATTTGGTCACATTGCAAAAGCAGAAGGTGACACAAG GTTTTTGGTTCGAGTGTCATACTTGGAGATATATAATGAAGAAGTCCGAGACCTTTTGGGAAAGGATCAGACACAGCGGTTGGAG gtTAAAGAAAGGCCTGATGTGGGAGTATATATCAAAGATTTATCAGCTTATGTGGTCAATAATGCTGATGATATGGATAGAATCATGACGCTAGGCCACAAAAATC GTTCTGTTGGTGCAACTAACATGAATGAGCATAGTTCGAGATCCCACGCCATCTTTACAATTACTATAGAATGTAGTGAGAAAGGTGTTGATGGAAACATGCATGTCAGGATGGGGAAGCTCCACCTGGTGGATCTTGCT GGGTCAGAAAGACAAGCGAAAACTGGAGCCACAGGACAGCGCCTCAAGGAAGCAACAAAAATCAACCTTTCCCTCTCCACCCTGGGCAACGTCATTTCTGCCTTGGTGGATGGAAAAAGCACACATGTGCCGTATCGGAACTCTAAACTGACACGTCTGCTGCAGGATTCCTTAGGAGGGAACTCAAAAACCATGATG TGTGCAAATATTGGGCCAGCAGATTATAATTACGATGAGACCATCAGCACCTTGCGCTATGCCAACCGTGCCaagaacattaaaaacaaagcaagaattaACGAAGACCCAAAGGATGCTCTGCTTCGTCAGTttcagaaagaaatagaagagctGAAGAAAAAGCTTGAGGAAG GGGAGGAAGTCTCAGGCTCTGATGTCAGTGGTTCAGAGGAGGATGACAATGAGGAGGGTGAGCTTGGAGAAGatggagaaaaaaggaagaagagaaggg GTAAAAAGAAAGTTTCCCCAGATAAGATGGTGGAAATGCAAGCGAAAATTGATGAGGAGAGAAAAGCATTGGAAACAAAACTTgacatggaagaagaagaaagaaacaaggctAGAGCTGAACTGGAGAGACGGGAGAAGGACCTTCTGAAAGCCCA ACAAGAGCATCAGTCTTTGCTGGAAAAGCTgtctgctttggagaagaaaGTCATTGTCGGTGGTGTGGACTTGTTGGCCAAAGCTGAGGAGCAAGAGAAGCTTCTTGAGGAGTCCAATATGgagctggaggagaggaggaagagagctgaGCAACTTCGGAAAGAACTGGAGGAAAAAGAG caagaaCGTTTGGACATTGAGGAAAAATATACCAGTCTACAAGAGGAGGCTCAGGGGAAGACCAAGAAATTAAAGAAAGTCTGGACCATGCTGATGGCTGCAAAGTCAGAG ATGGCTGATCTTCAGCAAGAGCATCAGAGGGAAATTGAAGGCCTCCTGGAGAACATTCGGCAGCTCAGCCGTGAGCTTCGGCTTCAGATGCTTATTATTGATAACTTCATACCTCAGGACTACCAG GAAATGATTGAAAACTATGTCCATTGGAATGAAGACATAGGAGAATGGCAGCTA AAATGTGTGGCCTACACAGGAAACAACATGaggaaacaaactccagtgcCTGACAAGAAGGAGAGAGAC CCTTTTGAAGTAGACCTTTCCCATGTGTACCTTGCCTATACAGAGGAGAGTCTGCGTCAGTCTTTGATGAAGTTAGAAAGGCCACGGACCTCCAAGGGGAAAGCAAGGCCAAAGACTGGGAGAAG AAAGCGTTCTGCAAAGCCTGAGACCGTAATTGATTCTTTACTTCAATAA
- the Kif3a gene encoding kinesin-like protein KIF3A isoform X1, translating to MPINKSEKPESCDNVKVVVRCRPLNEREKSMCYRQAVSVDEMRGTITVHKTDSSNEPPKTFTFDTVFGPESKQLDVYNLTARPIIDSVLEGYNGTIFAYGQTGTGKTFTMEGVRAVPGLRGVIPNSFAHIFGHIAKAEGDTRFLVRVSYLEIYNEEVRDLLGKDQTQRLEVKERPDVGVYIKDLSAYVVNNADDMDRIMTLGHKNRSVGATNMNEHSSRSHAIFTITIECSEKGVDGNMHVRMGKLHLVDLAGSERQAKTGATGQRLKEATKINLSLSTLGNVISALVDGKSTHVPYRNSKLTRLLQDSLGGNSKTMMCANIGPADYNYDETISTLRYANRAKNIKNKARINEDPKDALLRQFQKEIEELKKKLEEGEEVSGSDVSGSEEDDNEEGELGEDGEKRKKRRDQAGKKKVSPDKMVEMQAKIDEERKALETKLDMEEEERNKARAELERREKDLLKAQQEHQSLLEKLSALEKKVIVGGVDLLAKAEEQEKLLEESNMELEERRKRAEQLRKELEEKEQERLDIEEKYTSLQEEAQGKTKKLKKVWTMLMAAKSEMADLQQEHQREIEGLLENIRQLSRELRLQMLIIDNFIPQDYQEMIENYVHWNEDIGEWQLKCVAYTGNNMRKQTPVPDKKERDPFEVDLSHVYLAYTEESLRQSLMKLERPRTSKGKARPKTGRRKRSAKPETVIDSLLQ from the exons ATCAATAAATCTGAGAAACCAGAAAGCTGCGATAATGTGAAGGTTGTTGTTAGGTGCCGGCCCCTCAATGAGAGAGAGAAGTCAATGTGCTATAGACAGGCTGTCAGCGTCGACGAGATGAGGGGAACGATCACCGTCCATAAGACTGATTCTTCCAACGAACCTCCAAAGACGTTTACTTTTGATACTGTTTTTGGACCAGAAAGTAAACAACTTGATGTATATAACTTAACTGCAAGACCTATTATTGATTCCGTTCTGGAAGGCTACAATG GGACCATTTTTGCATATGGACAGACTGGCACAGGCAAGACTTTCACCATGGAAGGTGTACGCGCTGTGCCGGGGCTCAGAGGGGTCATCCCCAACTCATTTGCTCACATATTTGGTCACATTGCAAAAGCAGAAGGTGACACAAG GTTTTTGGTTCGAGTGTCATACTTGGAGATATATAATGAAGAAGTCCGAGACCTTTTGGGAAAGGATCAGACACAGCGGTTGGAG gtTAAAGAAAGGCCTGATGTGGGAGTATATATCAAAGATTTATCAGCTTATGTGGTCAATAATGCTGATGATATGGATAGAATCATGACGCTAGGCCACAAAAATC GTTCTGTTGGTGCAACTAACATGAATGAGCATAGTTCGAGATCCCACGCCATCTTTACAATTACTATAGAATGTAGTGAGAAAGGTGTTGATGGAAACATGCATGTCAGGATGGGGAAGCTCCACCTGGTGGATCTTGCT GGGTCAGAAAGACAAGCGAAAACTGGAGCCACAGGACAGCGCCTCAAGGAAGCAACAAAAATCAACCTTTCCCTCTCCACCCTGGGCAACGTCATTTCTGCCTTGGTGGATGGAAAAAGCACACATGTGCCGTATCGGAACTCTAAACTGACACGTCTGCTGCAGGATTCCTTAGGAGGGAACTCAAAAACCATGATG TGTGCAAATATTGGGCCAGCAGATTATAATTACGATGAGACCATCAGCACCTTGCGCTATGCCAACCGTGCCaagaacattaaaaacaaagcaagaattaACGAAGACCCAAAGGATGCTCTGCTTCGTCAGTttcagaaagaaatagaagagctGAAGAAAAAGCTTGAGGAAG GGGAGGAAGTCTCAGGCTCTGATGTCAGTGGTTCAGAGGAGGATGACAATGAGGAGGGTGAGCTTGGAGAAGatggagaaaaaaggaagaagagaaggg ATCAAGCAG GTAAAAAGAAAGTTTCCCCAGATAAGATGGTGGAAATGCAAGCGAAAATTGATGAGGAGAGAAAAGCATTGGAAACAAAACTTgacatggaagaagaagaaagaaacaaggctAGAGCTGAACTGGAGAGACGGGAGAAGGACCTTCTGAAAGCCCA ACAAGAGCATCAGTCTTTGCTGGAAAAGCTgtctgctttggagaagaaaGTCATTGTCGGTGGTGTGGACTTGTTGGCCAAAGCTGAGGAGCAAGAGAAGCTTCTTGAGGAGTCCAATATGgagctggaggagaggaggaagagagctgaGCAACTTCGGAAAGAACTGGAGGAAAAAGAG caagaaCGTTTGGACATTGAGGAAAAATATACCAGTCTACAAGAGGAGGCTCAGGGGAAGACCAAGAAATTAAAGAAAGTCTGGACCATGCTGATGGCTGCAAAGTCAGAG ATGGCTGATCTTCAGCAAGAGCATCAGAGGGAAATTGAAGGCCTCCTGGAGAACATTCGGCAGCTCAGCCGTGAGCTTCGGCTTCAGATGCTTATTATTGATAACTTCATACCTCAGGACTACCAG GAAATGATTGAAAACTATGTCCATTGGAATGAAGACATAGGAGAATGGCAGCTA AAATGTGTGGCCTACACAGGAAACAACATGaggaaacaaactccagtgcCTGACAAGAAGGAGAGAGAC CCTTTTGAAGTAGACCTTTCCCATGTGTACCTTGCCTATACAGAGGAGAGTCTGCGTCAGTCTTTGATGAAGTTAGAAAGGCCACGGACCTCCAAGGGGAAAGCAAGGCCAAAGACTGGGAGAAG AAAGCGTTCTGCAAAGCCTGAGACCGTAATTGATTCTTTACTTCAATAA